In Sebastes fasciatus isolate fSebFas1 chromosome 24, fSebFas1.pri, whole genome shotgun sequence, the following are encoded in one genomic region:
- the LOC141763220 gene encoding sodium/potassium-transporting ATPase subunit alpha-1, with the protein MGRGEGREQYELAATSEQCSKKKAKGKKKEKDMDELKKEVDMDDHKLTLDELNRKYGTDLSNGLTGAKAAEILIRDGPNALTPPPTTPEWVKFCKQMFGGFSMLLWTGALLCFLAYGIQAVMEDEPANDNLYLGVVLSAVVIITGCFSYYQEAKSSKIMDSFKNLVPQQALVLRDGEKKCINAEEVVVGDLVEVKGGDRIPADLRIISAHGCKVDNSSLTGESEPQTRTPDFSNENPLETRNIAFFSTNCVEGTARGIVISTGDRTVMGRIATLASGLEVGRTPISIEIEHFIHIITGVAVFLGVSFFVLSLALGYSWLEAVIFLIGIIVANVPEGLLATVTVCLTLTAKRMAKKNCLVKNLEAVETLGSTSTICSDKTGTLTQNRMTVAHMWFDNQIHEADTTENQSGTSFDRSSATWGALARIAGLCNRAVFLAEQSNLPILKRDVAGDASESALLKCIELCCGSVAEMRDKSLKITEIPFNSTNKYQLSIHKNGTPDLGSQHLLVMKGAPERILDRCSTIMIQGKEQPLDDELKDAFQNAYLELGGLGERVLGFCHFDLPDDQFPEGFAFDCEEVNFPTENLCFIGLMSMIDPPRAAVPDAVGKCRSAGIKVIMVTGDHPITAKAIAKGVGIISEGNETVEDIAARLNIPINEVNPRDAKACVVHGGDLKDLSIEQLDDILKYHTEIVFARTSPQQKLIIVEGCQRQGAIVAVTGDGVNDSPALKKADIGVAMGISGSDVSKQAADMILLDDNFASIVTGVEEGRLIFDNLKKSIAYTLTSNIPEITPFLFFIIANIPLPLGTVTILCIDLGTDMVPAISLAYEAAESDIMKRQPRNPKTDKLVNERLISIAYGQIGMIQALAGFFTYFVILAENGFLPATLLGIRVNWDNKYVNDLEDSYGQQWTYEQRKIVEFTCHTAFFVSIVIVQWADLIICKTRRNSVFQQGMKNKILIFGLFEETALAAFLSYCPGMDVALRMYPLKPNWWFCAFPYSLLIFIYDEIRKLILRRSPGGWVERETYY; encoded by the exons GGTTTGACTGGTGCGAAGGCTGCTGAGATTCTGATTCGTGATGGGCCCAACGCCCTCACTCCTCCTCCCACCACCCCGGAGTGGGTCAAATTCTGCAAGCAG ATGTTTGGCGGTTTCTCCATGCTTCTGTGGACCGGTGCCCTCCTCTGTTTCCTGGCATATGGTATCCAGGCTGTAATGGAGGATGAGCCTGCTAATGACAAT TTGTACCTGGGTGTCGTGCTCTCTGCTGTCGTCATCATCACTGGTTGCTTCTCCTACTACCAAGAGGCCAAGAGCTCCAAGATCATGGACTCCTTCAAGAACCTGGTCCCACAG CAAGCCCTGGTTCTCCGCGACGGCGAGAAGAAGTGTATCAACGCCGAGGAAGTTGTGGTCGGCGATTTGGTGGAGGTGAAAGGTGGAGACAGGATCCCCGCTGATCTGAGAATCATCTCCGCTCACGGCTGCAAG GTGGACAACTCGTCTCTGACCGGCGAATCAGAGCCCCAGACCCGTACTCCTGACTTCTCCAACGAGAACCCTTTGGAGACCAGGAACATTGCTTTCTTCTCCACCAACTGTGTTGAAG GAACCGCCCGTGGTATCGTGATCAGCACCGGAGACCGCACCGTCATGGGTCGCATCGCCACGCTAGCCTCCGGACTGGAAGTCGGACGCACCCCCATCTCCATCGAGATCGAGCACTTCATCCACATCATCACCGGCGTGGCCGTCTTCCTGGGCGTCTCCTTCTTCGTCCTCTCCCTCGCCCTCGGGTACAGCTGGCTGGAGGCCGTCATCTTCCTCATCGGTATCATCGTCGCCAACGTGCCAGAAGGTCTCCTGGCTACCGTCACC GTGTGTCTGACCCTGACCGCTAAGCGCATGGCGAAGAAGAACTGCCTGGTGAAGAACCTGGAAGCCGTGGAGACCCTGGGCTCCACCTCCACCATCTGCTCCGACAAGACCGGCACCCTGACCCAGAACAGGATGACCGTGGCCCACATGTGGTTCGACAACCAGATCCACGAGGCCGACACCACCGAGAACCAGAGCGGGACCTCCTTCGACAGGAGCTCCGCCACCTGGGGCGCCCTGGCCAGGATCGCCGGGCTCTGCAACCGCGCCGTCTTCCTGGCGGAGCAGTCCAACCTCCCCATCCTGAAG AGAGATGTGGCCGGTGACGCCTCCGAGTCGGCTTTGCTGAAATGCATCGAGTTGTGCTGCGGGTCAGTCGCGGAAATGAGAGATAAGAGCCTCAAAATCACTGAGATCCCGTTCAACTCTACTAACAAATACCAG CTTTCCATTCACAAAAATGGCACACCTGACTTAGGAAGCCAGCACCTGCTGGTGATGAAAGGCGCCCCAGAGAGGATTCTGGACCGCTGCTCCACCATCATGATACAGGGCAAAGAGCAGCCGCTGGACGACGAGCTGAAGGACGCTTTCCAGAACGCCTACCTGGaactgggaggactgggagaGAGAGTACTGG GTTTCTGCCATTTTGACCTGCCTGACGACCAGTTCCCAGAAGGCTTTGCTTTCGACTGTGAGGAGGTGAACTTCCCCACTGAGAACCTGTGCTTCATCGGCCTCATGTCCATGATCGACCCTCCTCGCGCTGCTGTGCCCGACGCTGTCGGCAAATGCAGGAGCGCCGGAATCAAG GTCATCATGGTAACAGGTGATCATCCAATCACAGCTAAGGCCATTGCTAAAGGTGTGGGCATCATCTCCGAAGGCAACGAGACCGTTGAGGACATCGCCGCACGTCTGAACATCCCGATCAACGAAGTCAACCCAAG AGATGCCAAGGCCTGTGTAGTCCACGGTGGAGACCTGAAAGATCTGTCCATAGAGCAGCTCGACGACATCCTGAAGTACCACACAGAGATCGTGTTCGCCAGAACCTCCCCGCAGCAGAAACTGATCATCGTGGAGGGCTGCCAGAGACAG ggagCCATTGTAGCGGTGACAGGCGACGGTGTGAACGACTCTCCTGCTCTGAAGAAGGCTGACATCGGCGTCGCTATGGGTATCTCTGGATCTGACGTCTCCAAGCAGGCCGCTGACATGATCCTGCTGGACGACAACTTTGCCTCCATCGTTACCGGAGTGGAAGAAG GCCGTCTGATCTTTGACAACTTGAAGAAGTCCATCGCCTACACTCTGACCAGTAACATCCCTGAGATCAcccccttcctcttcttcatcatcgCCAACATCCCTCTGCCCCTGGGAACCGTCACCATCCTCTGTATCGACCTGGGAACCGACATG GTCCCTGCCATCTCCCTGGCTTATGAAGCAGCCGAGAGCGACATCATGAAGAGACAGCCCAGAAACCCCAAAACAGACAAACTGGTGAACGAGAGGCTCATCAGCATAGCCTACGGACAGATCG GTATGATCCAGGCGCTGGCAGGATTCTTCACCTACTTTGTGATCCTGGCTGAAAACGGCTTCCTGCCCGCCACCCTACTGGGCATCAGAGTGAACTGGGACAATAAATATGTTAATGATCTGGAGGACAGCTATGGACAGCAGTGG ACTTACGAGCAGAGGAAGATCGTGGAGTTCACCTGCCACACGGCCTTCTTCGTCAGCATCGTCATCGTCCAGTGGGCCGATCTGATCATCTGTAAGACCAGGAGGAACTCCGTCTTCCAACAGGGCATGAA GAACAAGATCCTGATCTTTGGGCTGTTTGAGGAGACCGCCCTGGCCGCCTTCCTCTCCTACTGCCCGGGCATGGACGTCGCCCTCCGAATGTACCCTCTCAA GCCCAACTGGTGGTTCTGCGCTTTCCCCTACTCCCTGCTCATCTTTATCTATGATGAAATCCGTAAGCTGATCCTCAGACGCAGCCCAGGAG GTTGGGTGGAACGGGAGACCTACTATTAA